Proteins co-encoded in one Alistipes sp. ZOR0009 genomic window:
- a CDS encoding ThiF family adenylyltransferase gives MSNWTERTLLLVGEGNFETLKNAHVLVVGLGGVGAYAAEMICRAGVGEMTIVDADVVMPSNRNRQLPALTSTHGLLKANVMGDRLLDINPNLKLHVVAKYIKEEETDQVLDSAKFDFVVDCIDTLAPKVNLIKKTLERKIPLVSSMGAGAKTDPSKVEVKDISKSHHCPLAHMLRKRLSKQGIKKGFQVVFSSEITRPEAVILVENEQNKKTTVGTISYMPPIFGCFCASVAIRTLLGEVEVKKEG, from the coding sequence ATGAGCAACTGGACCGAAAGAACGCTACTACTAGTGGGAGAAGGAAACTTCGAAACGCTTAAAAATGCCCACGTGCTTGTTGTTGGGCTTGGTGGCGTTGGCGCATATGCTGCCGAAATGATTTGCCGCGCTGGCGTTGGGGAAATGACCATTGTTGATGCAGATGTTGTGATGCCCTCCAACCGAAACAGGCAGCTCCCTGCACTAACCTCCACCCATGGGCTGCTTAAGGCAAACGTTATGGGCGATAGGCTGCTGGATATCAACCCAAACCTTAAGCTGCACGTTGTAGCCAAATACATTAAGGAGGAAGAAACCGACCAGGTGCTAGACTCGGCCAAATTCGATTTCGTGGTAGACTGCATAGACACCCTGGCCCCAAAAGTAAACCTCATTAAAAAGACGCTAGAACGAAAAATCCCGCTTGTAAGCAGCATGGGAGCAGGTGCCAAAACCGATCCTTCGAAGGTGGAGGTAAAGGATATCTCCAAGTCGCACCATTGCCCATTAGCGCATATGCTGCGTAAGAGGCTAAGCAAGCAGGGCATAAAAAAGGGATTTCAGGTCGTATTTTCGTCCGAAATAACCCGCCCCGAAGCCGTAATTCTTGTGGAGAACGAGCAAAACAAAAAAACTACGGTAGGAACCATCTCCTACATGCCGCCAATATTTGGATGCTTCTGCGCATCTGTAGCCATACGAACATTGCTTGGCGAGGTAGAAGTAAAAAAGGAGGGTTAG